In the Candidatus Krumholzibacteriia bacterium genome, one interval contains:
- a CDS encoding nucleoside-diphosphate sugar epimerase/dehydratase, whose amino-acid sequence MATKRVLLAGAGVAGRMALEEVRKHPEANLVPVGFLDDDPQLQGKQVAGLPVLGRLEALVEVVQAEAVDEVLIAIPTAHGPLVRQLIALCAQARVPSRIVPGLMEIIRGDVHFEQIRPVRPEDLLGRETVELVEEPVREVLRGKRVLVTGAGGSIGQELCRQIARFEPKHLVLLGRGENSVFEIETELRDLHPQLALEPVIADIRDGEAMRRTFGQRRPEIVFHAAAHKHVPYMEHFASEAILNNVWGTLQVVRAAQECGTERLVFVSTDKAVRPRSVMGASKRFAEHLLQAMQAAGSPTRLLAVRFGNVLASRGSVVTLFQAQLRRGVPLTVTHPEATRYFMTIREACLLVLQASALGRGGEVYTLRMGEAVRVLDLARTLVALSGFDPEQVPIRFTGMRPGEKLHEELQADTDATLPSPHPQLLVARLGPLQVTDALAAAAELTALARDGADAAIRSRLAAILPDYSPPSD is encoded by the coding sequence ATGGCGACGAAGCGCGTGCTCCTCGCCGGCGCGGGAGTCGCCGGCCGCATGGCCCTCGAAGAGGTGCGCAAGCACCCCGAGGCGAACCTCGTTCCCGTCGGCTTCCTCGACGACGACCCACAATTGCAAGGCAAGCAGGTGGCGGGCTTGCCCGTGCTCGGTCGGCTCGAGGCATTGGTGGAGGTCGTGCAGGCAGAGGCGGTCGACGAGGTCCTCATCGCCATCCCCACCGCTCACGGCCCTCTCGTGCGTCAGCTCATCGCGCTCTGCGCCCAAGCGCGAGTGCCATCACGCATCGTGCCCGGCCTCATGGAGATCATTCGCGGCGACGTGCACTTCGAGCAGATCCGGCCGGTGCGGCCGGAAGATCTGCTCGGCCGGGAGACGGTGGAGCTGGTCGAAGAGCCGGTGCGCGAGGTGCTGCGCGGCAAGCGCGTCCTGGTCACCGGCGCTGGCGGCTCCATCGGCCAGGAGCTGTGCCGGCAAATCGCGCGCTTCGAACCCAAGCACCTCGTGCTTCTCGGTCGGGGCGAGAACTCGGTCTTCGAGATCGAGACCGAGCTGCGGGATCTGCATCCGCAGCTCGCCCTGGAGCCGGTCATCGCCGACATCCGGGACGGTGAGGCGATGCGGCGCACCTTCGGGCAGCGGCGGCCGGAGATCGTCTTTCATGCCGCGGCGCACAAGCACGTGCCCTACATGGAGCACTTCGCCAGCGAGGCGATCCTGAACAATGTGTGGGGCACGCTGCAGGTGGTGCGGGCGGCGCAGGAGTGCGGCACCGAGCGCCTCGTCTTCGTTTCCACCGACAAGGCGGTGCGGCCCCGGAGCGTCATGGGGGCGAGCAAGCGCTTCGCCGAGCACCTGTTGCAGGCCATGCAAGCAGCGGGGAGCCCGACGCGACTTCTCGCCGTCCGCTTCGGCAACGTTCTCGCCAGCCGCGGCAGCGTGGTGACGCTGTTCCAGGCGCAGCTCCGCCGCGGCGTGCCCCTCACCGTCACCCATCCCGAAGCGACGCGCTACTTCATGACCATCCGCGAAGCGTGCCTGCTGGTGCTGCAAGCGTCGGCACTGGGACGGGGTGGCGAGGTGTACACGCTGCGCATGGGCGAGGCGGTGCGGGTGCTGGATCTGGCGCGCACGCTGGTGGCCCTCTCCGGCTTCGATCCCGAGCAGGTGCCGATCCGCTTCACCGGGATGAGGCCCGGGGAGAAGCTGCACGAGGAGCTGCAGGCCGACACGGATGCGACCCTGCCGTCGCCGCATCCGCAACTGCTCGTCGCGCGTCTCGGGCCGTTGCAGGTGACCGACGCCCTCGCCGCCGCTGCAGAGCTCACCGCCCTCGCCCGTGACGGCGCCGACGCAGCGATCCGCAGCCGCCTCGCCGCCATCCTTCCGGACTACTCGCCTCCCTCGGATTGA